A DNA window from Methylobacterium sp. NMS14P contains the following coding sequences:
- a CDS encoding GMC family oxidoreductase, whose protein sequence is MRIPGLGNAADNPQHATPGDDPEHHPRARDGRAPNVMRIGEWVPMRQHRDEEEVDFAIVGTGAGGGTLACRLAEGGLSVVAFDAGPYFRPLEDFASDESHQSKLYWTDERIVDGENPLQMGSNNSGKAVGGSTVHYAMVALRFRPEWFKTRTLMGYGADWPLDWREMWRYYDQVENDLKISGPVSYPWGPHRRRYHRRAHEINAAAKVLARGAEAMGIGWTPTPLATVSAPHGDAPPCVYRGFCTLGCSTNAKQSVLVSYLPRALKAGAEIRDLAMVGRIETSNGRATGVHYFREGKWRFQRAKNVVVAGYAIETPRLLLNSANQEFPDGLANSSGLVGKNLMVQGNQAVWGVFDEEIRSYKGPPSLAISEHWNYDDKGYGPFAKDFFGGYSYMSQGPLPQLWANTQASAHGLWGEALVSEMQRYNHVAGLKVVSEYMPQERNRVTLADVKDQYGLPVARITYSWCDNDKALNRHALKFMREALSAAGGREVWDQGDDTCHLNGTARMGADPRTSVVDAACRSWDIPNLYVCDGSVFPTVGGVNPSLTIQAVALRTADRILAGRR, encoded by the coding sequence ATGCGCATCCCCGGCCTCGGCAACGCCGCCGACAACCCCCAGCACGCCACGCCCGGCGACGACCCGGAGCACCATCCCCGCGCCCGCGACGGTCGCGCCCCCAACGTCATGCGGATCGGCGAATGGGTGCCGATGCGCCAGCACCGGGACGAGGAAGAGGTCGACTTCGCCATCGTCGGCACCGGGGCCGGCGGCGGAACCCTGGCCTGTCGGCTTGCGGAGGGTGGCCTCTCGGTGGTGGCCTTCGATGCCGGTCCATATTTCCGGCCGCTGGAGGATTTCGCCTCGGACGAGAGCCATCAATCCAAGCTCTACTGGACGGACGAACGCATCGTCGACGGCGAGAACCCGCTGCAGATGGGCTCGAACAATTCCGGCAAGGCGGTGGGCGGTTCGACCGTCCACTACGCCATGGTGGCCCTGCGCTTTCGACCGGAATGGTTCAAGACACGCACCCTGATGGGCTACGGGGCCGACTGGCCGCTCGATTGGCGGGAGATGTGGCGCTACTACGATCAGGTCGAGAACGACCTGAAGATCTCCGGTCCGGTTTCCTACCCCTGGGGACCGCACCGGCGCCGCTACCACCGCCGGGCGCACGAGATCAACGCCGCCGCCAAGGTGCTGGCCCGGGGCGCGGAGGCGATGGGCATCGGCTGGACGCCGACGCCGCTCGCCACGGTCTCGGCCCCGCATGGTGACGCTCCACCATGCGTCTACCGGGGTTTCTGCACGCTGGGCTGCTCCACCAACGCCAAGCAGAGCGTGCTCGTGAGCTACCTGCCCCGCGCCCTGAAGGCCGGCGCCGAGATCCGCGACCTCGCAATGGTCGGGCGGATCGAGACGAGCAACGGGCGCGCCACAGGCGTCCATTATTTCCGCGAGGGAAAGTGGCGGTTTCAGCGGGCGAAGAACGTCGTGGTGGCGGGCTACGCCATCGAGACGCCGCGGCTCCTCCTGAACTCGGCGAACCAGGAATTTCCGGACGGGCTCGCCAACTCCTCGGGCCTCGTCGGCAAGAACCTCATGGTTCAGGGTAACCAAGCGGTCTGGGGCGTCTTCGACGAGGAGATCCGCAGCTACAAGGGCCCGCCCTCCCTGGCGATCAGCGAACATTGGAACTACGACGACAAGGGCTACGGCCCCTTCGCCAAGGACTTCTTCGGCGGATACTCATACATGAGCCAGGGGCCGCTGCCCCAGCTCTGGGCCAACACCCAGGCCTCCGCGCACGGTCTGTGGGGTGAGGCGCTCGTCTCGGAGATGCAGCGCTACAACCACGTCGCCGGGCTGAAGGTCGTCTCCGAATACATGCCGCAGGAGCGCAACCGGGTGACGCTCGCGGACGTGAAGGACCAATACGGCTTGCCGGTGGCCCGCATCACATACTCCTGGTGCGACAACGACAAGGCGCTGAACCGCCACGCCCTCAAGTTCATGCGCGAGGCCCTGTCGGCCGCGGGCGGCCGCGAGGTTTGGGATCAGGGCGACGACACCTGCCACCTCAACGGCACGGCTCGGATGGGCGCCGATCCGCGCACCTCGGTGGTGGATGCAGCTTGCCGGTCCTGGGACATCCCGAACCTGTACGTTTGCGATGGTTCGGTCTTCCCGACGGTTGGCGGCGTGAATCCCTCGCTCACGATCCAAGCGGTCGCGTTACGTACGGCGGACCGGATACTCGCGGGAAGGCGGTGA
- a CDS encoding catalase family protein has product MQAPVRYSPDVEHVRPDEGRTIEQLNETFDTILETVANDSGHAVRSVHAKSHGILEGTLTIDAGLPPELAQGLFAKPGEHKVYMRMSTNAGDILPDAVSLPRGLAIKVLDVAGERLPDAEGTTQDFVMVNGPVFQAPNAEKFLGSLKLLVRTTDRIEGVKVAASTVLRGVNKALTAVGIESPTLGSLGGAPNVDPLGETYYSVTPFRYGDHIAKFSVAPVAPALTALTGTEIDASGRPDAIRETVQAEMAGIEGVWEFRVQLCRDLERQPVEDPTVPWGEDEAPFQRVATITVRPQDSWDAGRVEDVDERMRFAVWTGLAAHRPLGNVNRARNAPYRHSAEFRQRFNGCPIHEPAAGR; this is encoded by the coding sequence TTGCAAGCACCCGTCCGATACAGCCCCGACGTCGAGCATGTGCGGCCCGACGAGGGCCGGACCATCGAGCAGCTCAACGAGACGTTCGACACCATCCTGGAGACGGTCGCGAACGACTCCGGTCACGCCGTCCGCTCGGTCCACGCGAAGTCGCACGGCATCCTGGAGGGCACGCTGACAATCGATGCGGGGCTGCCGCCCGAGCTCGCCCAGGGGCTGTTCGCCAAGCCGGGCGAGCACAAGGTCTACATGCGGATGTCGACGAACGCCGGCGACATCCTGCCCGACGCGGTTTCGCTGCCTCGCGGCCTCGCGATCAAGGTCCTGGACGTGGCCGGCGAGCGCCTTCCCGACGCGGAAGGGACAACCCAGGACTTCGTCATGGTGAACGGCCCCGTCTTCCAGGCGCCGAACGCAGAGAAGTTCCTTGGCAGCCTCAAGCTGCTGGTCAGGACCACCGACCGGATCGAGGGCGTGAAGGTCGCCGCCTCCACCGTGCTGCGTGGGGTGAACAAGGCGCTGACCGCGGTCGGCATCGAGAGCCCGACCCTGGGCTCGCTCGGCGGCGCGCCGAACGTCGACCCGCTCGGCGAGACCTACTACAGCGTAACCCCGTTCCGGTACGGCGATCACATCGCCAAGTTCTCTGTCGCTCCCGTCGCCCCGGCGCTGACGGCGCTGACCGGCACCGAGATCGACGCCTCCGGCCGCCCCGACGCGATCCGTGAGACCGTGCAGGCCGAGATGGCGGGCATTGAGGGCGTCTGGGAGTTCCGGGTGCAGCTCTGCCGCGACCTTGAACGCCAGCCGGTCGAGGACCCGACGGTGCCGTGGGGCGAGGACGAGGCGCCGTTCCAGCGGGTCGCCACCATCACCGTGCGCCCGCAGGACAGTTGGGACGCCGGGCGCGTCGAAGACGTGGACGAGCGCATGCGGTTCGCGGTGTGGACCGGGCTCGCGGCGCATCGGCCGCTCGGCAACGTCAACCGCGCCCGCAACGCGCCCTACAGGCATTCGGCGGAGTTCCGGCAGCGCTTCAACGGTTGCCCGATCCACGAGCCCGCTGCGGGGCGGTGA
- a CDS encoding thiamine pyrophosphate-requiring protein: protein MAEAVADFFWKRLAEWGVKKIFGYPGDGINGLLGALQRNDLPFEFIQVRHEEMAAFMAAAYAKFTGEVGVCMATSGPGATHLLTGMYDAHLDHVPLLAICGQQARNVNGAHYQQEFDLTSVFKDVSAYVQQASSPAQVRHIVDRAMRIAKAERKVSAIILPNDLQDVPYEAPVRKHGNTFSGVGYTAPKVVPFDADLRRAADVLNAGKKVAILVGAGALHATDEVIAVANKLQAGVAKALLGKAALPDDLPFVTGTIGLLGSKPSSDMMEDCDTLLMIGSGFPWAEFLPKEGQARGVQIDISPEMLSLRYPMEVPLCGESAETLRALLPLLDQKKEGGSWRTGIEKGMVSWWKEAEDRAMAKANPVNPQRVTWELSPRMPERAIITSDSGSCANWFARDLKMRRGQMCSLSGGLASMGAAVPYAIAAKVAHPDRPVIALVGDGAMQMNNMAELITVAKYMHRWSNKTWICCVFNNEDLNQVTWEQRVMEGNPKFEASQTIPNVPYHKFAELIGLKGIYVDDPARMGAAWDEALASSVPVVLEVKTDPEVPPLPPFFTFQQVQNFMSMLGKGDPKERHLLVDTARQVLSSVLPGSK from the coding sequence ATGGCTGAAGCCGTCGCCGACTTTTTCTGGAAGCGCCTGGCCGAGTGGGGAGTGAAGAAGATCTTCGGCTATCCCGGCGACGGCATCAACGGCCTGCTCGGCGCCCTCCAGCGCAACGACCTGCCGTTCGAGTTCATCCAGGTCCGCCACGAAGAGATGGCGGCGTTCATGGCCGCGGCCTACGCCAAGTTCACCGGCGAGGTCGGCGTCTGCATGGCGACCTCCGGTCCCGGCGCGACGCACCTGCTCACCGGGATGTACGACGCCCATCTCGATCACGTGCCGCTTCTCGCCATCTGCGGGCAGCAGGCGCGTAACGTCAACGGCGCCCACTATCAGCAGGAATTCGACCTCACGAGCGTCTTCAAGGACGTCTCGGCCTACGTACAGCAGGCGTCCTCGCCCGCGCAGGTTCGCCACATCGTCGACCGCGCCATGCGGATCGCCAAAGCTGAACGGAAGGTCTCGGCCATCATCCTGCCAAACGACCTACAGGACGTTCCCTACGAGGCCCCCGTCCGCAAGCACGGCAACACCTTCTCCGGTGTCGGCTACACCGCCCCGAAGGTCGTGCCGTTCGACGCCGATCTGCGCCGCGCCGCCGACGTGCTGAACGCCGGCAAGAAGGTCGCGATCCTGGTCGGCGCAGGCGCGCTGCATGCCACCGACGAGGTCATCGCGGTCGCCAACAAGCTGCAGGCCGGCGTCGCCAAGGCGCTGCTCGGCAAGGCAGCCCTGCCCGACGACCTGCCCTTCGTCACCGGCACCATCGGCCTGCTCGGGTCCAAGCCCTCGTCGGATATGATGGAGGATTGCGACACCCTGCTGATGATCGGCTCCGGCTTCCCCTGGGCCGAGTTCCTGCCGAAGGAGGGGCAGGCGCGCGGGGTACAGATCGACATCTCGCCGGAGATGCTGTCGCTGCGCTATCCGATGGAGGTGCCGCTGTGCGGCGAGTCCGCCGAGACCTTGCGTGCCCTCCTGCCACTGCTCGACCAGAAGAAGGAGGGCGGCTCCTGGCGCACCGGCATCGAGAAGGGGATGGTCTCCTGGTGGAAGGAGGCGGAGGATCGGGCGATGGCCAAGGCCAACCCGGTCAACCCGCAGCGCGTGACCTGGGAGCTCTCGCCGCGCATGCCCGAGCGGGCGATCATCACCTCGGATTCCGGCTCCTGCGCCAACTGGTTCGCCCGCGACCTGAAGATGCGCCGCGGCCAGATGTGCTCGCTCTCCGGCGGCCTCGCCTCCATGGGTGCCGCGGTCCCCTATGCCATCGCGGCGAAGGTAGCCCATCCCGACCGGCCGGTGATCGCGCTGGTCGGGGACGGGGCCATGCAGATGAACAACATGGCCGAGTTAATCACCGTGGCGAAGTACATGCACCGCTGGTCCAACAAGACCTGGATTTGCTGCGTGTTCAACAACGAGGACCTGAACCAGGTCACCTGGGAGCAGCGGGTGATGGAGGGCAACCCGAAGTTCGAGGCGAGCCAAACCATCCCGAACGTGCCCTACCACAAGTTTGCAGAGCTGATCGGCCTGAAGGGCATCTACGTCGATGATCCCGCCCGGATGGGGGCGGCTTGGGACGAGGCCCTCGCTAGCTCCGTGCCGGTGGTGCTGGAGGTGAAGACCGACCCCGAGGTGCCGCCGCTACCGCCGTTCTTCACTTTCCAGCAAGTGCAGAACTTCATGTCGATGCTCGGCAAGGGCGATCCGAAGGAGCGCCATCTCCTGGTTGACACCGCGCGTCAGGTGCTGAGTTCCGTCCTGCCCGGCAGCAAGTAG
- a CDS encoding enolase C-terminal domain-like protein, translated as MRDDPGIGTVRARAYTVPTDAPEADGTFAWDQTTVVVVHVEAGGETGLGYSYTDASVARLIVGTLASHLTGLSAFDIPRANAVLCGAVRNLGRSGLAATAISALDTALWDLKARLLDVSLASLFGQAREHAEIYGSGGFTSYDDRQLREQLAGWIERDGCRSVKMKVGSAPERDPARMAVAKAAIGDASLFIDANGAFTPKHAIGAAQVAERFGVAWFEEPVSSDDPAGMASVRASAPAGMEIAAGEYVYTLDDLRGLLDVGAVDVAQADVTRCGGYSGFLKVAALCEAAHLDLSGHCAPALHLPAAVAAPRFRHLEWFHDHVRIERMLFDGAPVPRDGVITPDLTRPGHGLTLKTRDADAYAV; from the coding sequence ATGCGTGACGATCCGGGGATTGGAACGGTGCGGGCGCGAGCCTACACCGTTCCCACCGACGCGCCGGAGGCGGACGGTACCTTCGCCTGGGACCAAACGACGGTTGTCGTCGTCCATGTCGAGGCCGGTGGTGAGACCGGCCTCGGCTACAGCTACACCGACGCCAGTGTCGCGCGCTTGATTGTAGGGACGCTCGCATCGCATCTTACCGGATTGTCCGCCTTCGACATCCCGCGGGCCAATGCCGTGCTGTGTGGCGCCGTGCGGAACCTTGGTCGCTCCGGGCTCGCCGCCACGGCGATCTCGGCATTGGACACCGCCTTGTGGGACCTCAAGGCACGCCTCCTCGACGTATCGCTGGCAAGCCTGTTCGGGCAGGCGCGGGAACACGCAGAGATCTACGGAAGCGGCGGTTTCACGAGCTACGACGACCGGCAGTTGCGCGAGCAGCTTGCCGGGTGGATCGAGCGGGATGGCTGCCGATCGGTGAAGATGAAGGTCGGCAGCGCTCCCGAGCGTGACCCAGCCCGCATGGCGGTCGCGAAGGCGGCCATCGGCGATGCGAGCCTGTTCATCGACGCCAACGGCGCTTTCACCCCAAAGCACGCCATCGGCGCCGCGCAGGTGGCGGAGCGGTTCGGCGTCGCGTGGTTCGAGGAGCCCGTGTCCAGTGACGATCCCGCGGGGATGGCTTCCGTCCGCGCCTCGGCGCCTGCCGGCATGGAAATCGCCGCGGGCGAGTACGTCTATACCCTGGACGACTTGCGTGGGCTGCTCGACGTGGGGGCGGTCGACGTGGCCCAAGCGGACGTAACCCGCTGCGGCGGTTACAGCGGGTTCCTGAAAGTAGCGGCCTTATGCGAAGCGGCGCATTTGGACCTGTCCGGCCATTGCGCCCCCGCCTTGCACCTCCCAGCGGCCGTTGCCGCCCCCCGCTTCCGACACCTCGAATGGTTCCACGACCACGTCCGCATCGAGCGGATGCTGTTCGACGGGGCGCCCGTCCCGCGCGACGGCGTGATTACCCCCGACCTGACCCGGCCGGGCCACGGCCTCACCCTCAAGACCCGGGATGCCGATGCCTATGCCGTCTGA
- a CDS encoding molybdopterin-dependent oxidoreductase: MSSLTERKARLIVHGDQPYNAEPPLDRLRASYRTAAKDFYVRSHGNLPDLDEATWRLTVDGGTGTALELSLSELRACFPETTVTATMQCAGNRRADMRAVAPVSGDPWDAGAIGTAEWTGVRLVDVLREAGVAERKGLHVAFESHDTVEGHPYGVSVPLAKAMAPETLLAYAMNGDALLPEHGFPVRAVVPGFAGVRSPKWLRRLSVQDHPSDNPIQASDYKLYPADVTAETADPANGHTIDTMPLNAAICEPARGAILQPGGNQVRGYAVSGDRAIVRVDISGNGGRSWVQAELEHEADAPFAWAFWSTNLDLCPGEHELVVRAWDEAGQTQPALPDETWNHKGYLCACWHRVRVNVT; this comes from the coding sequence ATGTCGAGCCTGACCGAGCGCAAGGCACGCCTGATCGTCCACGGCGACCAACCTTACAACGCCGAACCGCCCCTCGACCGATTGCGGGCCTCCTACAGGACGGCGGCGAAGGATTTTTACGTCCGCTCACATGGCAACCTACCGGACCTCGACGAGGCAACCTGGCGCCTTACCGTCGATGGCGGAACCGGCACCGCGCTTGAGTTGTCGCTATCCGAATTGCGGGCTTGCTTCCCGGAAACCACGGTCACGGCCACGATGCAGTGCGCCGGCAATCGCCGTGCCGACATGCGGGCGGTCGCCCCGGTATCCGGTGACCCGTGGGACGCCGGAGCCATCGGCACCGCCGAATGGACCGGGGTGCGACTCGTTGACGTCCTGCGAGAGGCAGGGGTCGCCGAGCGCAAGGGCCTCCATGTCGCCTTCGAGAGCCACGACACGGTGGAAGGCCATCCCTACGGCGTCTCGGTTCCACTCGCCAAGGCCATGGCGCCCGAGACCCTGCTGGCCTACGCCATGAACGGCGATGCCTTGCTCCCGGAGCATGGCTTCCCGGTCCGCGCGGTGGTGCCGGGCTTTGCCGGCGTACGCAGCCCCAAATGGCTCCGGCGACTGAGCGTCCAGGACCACCCCTCGGACAATCCGATCCAAGCAAGCGACTACAAGCTGTACCCGGCAGACGTGACCGCCGAGACCGCCGATCCGGCCAATGGGCACACCATCGATACGATGCCGCTGAACGCGGCGATCTGTGAGCCGGCACGCGGGGCCATTCTCCAGCCAGGGGGCAACCAAGTCCGCGGTTACGCCGTGAGCGGGGATCGAGCCATCGTGCGCGTCGACATCTCCGGGAACGGCGGCCGGTCCTGGGTGCAAGCCGAGCTCGAACACGAGGCCGACGCGCCGTTCGCGTGGGCGTTCTGGAGCACGAACCTCGACCTGTGCCCGGGCGAGCATGAGCTTGTCGTGCGCGCCTGGGACGAGGCCGGCCAGACGCAGCCAGCGCTGCCGGACGAGACGTGGAACCACAAGGGCTACCTGTGCGCCTGCTGGCATCGGGTACGGGTGAACGTCACCTAG
- a CDS encoding gluconate 2-dehydrogenase subunit 3 family protein: MRPRLDLYPGYDVLAKRDGPSWNAKTREVLEERLAIGPETRRFFDEAEWSTMKALAERIVPQPADRGDPVPVAALVDHKLASDIRDGYRNAELPEERDAWCLGLRALDSEARARFGARFHELSAWAQDELLKLAEKGDLTGAVWEGMPSKLFFHQRILADVVKAYYAHPTAWNEIGWGGPASPRGYVRMDFDRRDPWEAAEAKPGREDEAYQENLQVGR; this comes from the coding sequence ATGCGTCCGAGACTGGACCTTTATCCGGGCTACGACGTGCTCGCGAAGCGCGACGGCCCGTCCTGGAACGCCAAGACCCGCGAGGTTTTGGAGGAACGGCTCGCCATCGGACCGGAGACGCGTCGCTTCTTCGATGAGGCAGAATGGTCGACGATGAAGGCGCTGGCCGAGCGGATCGTGCCGCAACCCGCCGACCGGGGGGATCCGGTGCCGGTGGCCGCCCTCGTCGACCATAAGCTCGCGAGCGATATCCGCGATGGCTACCGCAACGCCGAACTGCCCGAGGAGCGTGATGCGTGGTGCCTGGGACTACGGGCCCTCGATAGCGAGGCAAGGGCACGGTTCGGTGCACGCTTCCACGAACTCAGCGCCTGGGCGCAGGACGAGCTACTGAAGCTTGCGGAGAAGGGCGACCTGACCGGCGCGGTTTGGGAGGGCATGCCCTCGAAGCTGTTCTTCCACCAGCGCATCCTCGCCGACGTGGTCAAGGCGTACTACGCCCACCCCACGGCCTGGAACGAGATCGGCTGGGGCGGCCCGGCGAGCCCGCGTGGCTACGTGCGCATGGATTTCGACCGTCGCGACCCCTGGGAGGCCGCCGAGGCCAAGCCCGGCCGCGAGGACGAGGCCTACCAAGAGAACCTCCAGGTTGGCCGATAA
- a CDS encoding catalase family protein: MTYLRYAPEIERPAPDEQETIDGIIQGMTQQSQTVEKREHHAVRASHAKSSACVTGELTVAPGLPPELAQGLFATPGTYPVAVRLAQGPGETLGDKVSTHRGMSIKVFGVSGEKLPGHDVDTQDFVLATGTTFPSGTAAGFLRDGTVIGKSTGLPEGLKSAVSSTARNINKVLHAFGTESAMADFFGHPYSHPLADSYFSQAPVRFGDYVAKLGAVPATDAQRSLSEWRLDPRQDEDGFRHAALAFFRENDVVFELKAQLWADAEKQPIEDASVDWPVSVSPYRTVATVRLPRQDAYSPERVQYFDEVMTFRPAHSLAAHRPLGSVMRARLQVYRALSDFRHRENGVTAENTASPESIPA; encoded by the coding sequence ATGACCTACCTGCGCTACGCCCCCGAAATCGAGCGGCCCGCCCCGGACGAGCAGGAGACCATCGACGGCATCATCCAGGGCATGACCCAGCAGTCGCAGACCGTGGAGAAGCGCGAGCATCACGCGGTCCGCGCCAGCCACGCCAAGAGCTCCGCCTGCGTGACGGGCGAGTTGACGGTCGCCCCCGGCCTGCCGCCCGAGCTGGCCCAGGGCCTGTTCGCAACCCCGGGGACGTACCCTGTCGCGGTGCGGCTGGCGCAGGGGCCGGGGGAGACCCTGGGCGACAAGGTCTCGACCCACCGCGGCATGTCCATCAAGGTCTTCGGCGTGAGCGGCGAGAAGCTGCCGGGCCACGACGTCGACACCCAGGATTTCGTCCTCGCGACCGGCACGACCTTCCCGTCGGGCACGGCGGCGGGGTTCCTGCGGGACGGCACCGTCATCGGCAAGTCGACGGGGCTTCCGGAGGGCTTGAAGAGCGCCGTTTCCTCGACAGCACGCAACATCAACAAGGTGCTGCACGCCTTCGGCACGGAGAGCGCGATGGCCGATTTCTTCGGGCATCCCTACAGCCACCCGCTCGCCGACAGCTACTTCAGCCAGGCGCCCGTGCGCTTCGGCGACTACGTCGCCAAGCTCGGGGCCGTGCCGGCGACCGATGCCCAGCGCTCGCTCTCCGAATGGCGCCTCGACCCACGCCAGGACGAAGACGGCTTCCGGCACGCCGCGCTCGCCTTCTTCCGCGAGAACGACGTGGTGTTCGAGCTCAAGGCGCAGCTCTGGGCGGACGCCGAGAAACAGCCCATCGAGGACGCATCGGTCGACTGGCCGGTCTCGGTCAGTCCCTACCGCACGGTGGCCACGGTCCGCCTGCCGCGCCAGGACGCCTACTCGCCGGAGCGGGTACAATACTTTGACGAGGTAATGACCTTCCGCCCGGCGCACAGCCTTGCCGCCCACCGCCCGCTCGGCTCGGTCATGCGAGCCCGTCTCCAAGTCTACCGGGCGCTGAGCGACTTCCGCCATCGGGAGAACGGCGTGACCGCCGAGAACACTGCCTCGCCCGAGAGCATCCCGGCCTGA
- a CDS encoding SMP-30/gluconolactonase/LRE family protein translates to MNAEPASNLLRRPGPPEPVPHVDPPRASDPRFTEVLPHHARLVSLYDQAVFSEGPTWWPARDILAWSDVEGRRVLGWHADGCVRVVIDATPFINGNTVDRDGNLVHCEHGNRRLSRTTPDGRYEALIETYEGRRFNAPNDVVCAADGALWFTDPAYGLRLPRQGVLAASDLGHHSVYRFDPADGSVRRMADLGQPNGLAFAPDGRTLYVSDTSRTEGGDGHTIHAYPVVDDRTLGKPRVFAEIEPGVPDGFRVDDRGWIWTSSEAGVQVLSAEGHRLGLIPTPQVCSNLCFSPEQQRLFITSKQHLYALDLAAR, encoded by the coding sequence ATGAACGCCGAACCCGCGTCGAACCTGCTGCGGCGCCCCGGCCCGCCCGAGCCCGTCCCCCACGTCGATCCACCCCGGGCATCCGACCCGCGCTTCACCGAGGTCCTGCCCCACCATGCCCGCCTCGTCTCGCTCTACGACCAGGCAGTATTCAGCGAAGGGCCGACCTGGTGGCCCGCACGGGACATCCTGGCTTGGTCGGACGTCGAGGGGCGCCGGGTGCTCGGCTGGCACGCAGACGGCTGCGTGCGGGTCGTCATCGACGCCACCCCGTTCATCAACGGCAACACGGTCGACCGCGACGGCAACCTCGTCCATTGCGAGCACGGCAACCGCCGCCTGTCACGCACGACCCCGGACGGACGCTACGAGGCCCTCATTGAGACCTATGAGGGCCGCCGCTTCAACGCGCCGAACGACGTGGTCTGCGCCGCCGACGGCGCCCTCTGGTTCACTGATCCGGCCTACGGCCTGCGCCTACCGAGGCAGGGGGTGTTGGCCGCGTCCGACCTGGGCCATCACAGCGTCTACAGATTTGATCCGGCGGACGGCTCGGTCAGGCGCATGGCCGACCTCGGCCAACCGAACGGGCTTGCCTTCGCGCCGGATGGGCGCACCCTTTACGTCAGTGACACCTCCCGGACCGAGGGGGGCGACGGGCACACGATTCATGCTTATCCGGTCGTCGATGACCGAACCCTGGGCAAACCGCGGGTCTTCGCCGAGATCGAGCCCGGCGTGCCGGACGGCTTCCGTGTGGACGATCGAGGCTGGATCTGGACGAGCTCAGAGGCAGGGGTTCAAGTCCTCTCCGCGGAGGGGCACCGGCTCGGACTGATCCCGACGCCCCAGGTGTGTTCCAACCTCTGCTTCTCCCCAGAGCAGCAACGGCTGTTCATCACGTCCAAACAGCACCTCTACGCCCTGGACCTCGCCGCCCGGTAG
- a CDS encoding type 1 glutamine amidotransferase domain-containing protein: MTLQGKAIAILIAPRGTEEPEFTKPRDALLAAGAAVTVVGLEAGEAETVNNDLDPAGKYPVDKAIDAVSASSFDGLVIPGGSVGADKLRGSEAVVGFVRDFFQQGKPVGVICHGPWTLVEADVVKGRKLTSFPTVKTDIRNAGGEWVDAEVVVDKGLVTSRNPKDLPAFCAKIVEEFAEGHHPDQARSA, encoded by the coding sequence ATGACCCTTCAGGGAAAGGCCATCGCCATCCTGATCGCCCCCCGGGGGACGGAGGAGCCCGAGTTCACCAAGCCGCGGGATGCGCTGCTTGCGGCCGGCGCGGCCGTCACGGTGGTCGGGCTTGAGGCGGGCGAGGCCGAGACGGTCAACAACGACCTCGACCCCGCCGGGAAGTACCCGGTCGACAAGGCCATCGATGCGGTGTCCGCCTCGTCCTTCGACGGGCTCGTCATCCCCGGCGGCAGCGTCGGAGCCGACAAGCTTCGCGGCAGCGAGGCCGTGGTCGGCTTCGTCCGGGACTTCTTCCAGCAGGGCAAGCCCGTTGGCGTCATCTGCCACGGGCCCTGGACGCTGGTCGAGGCCGACGTCGTGAAGGGCCGCAAGCTTACCTCGTTCCCTACCGTGAAGACCGACATCCGCAACGCGGGCGGGGAATGGGTCGATGCGGAGGTTGTGGTCGACAAGGGCCTCGTTACCAGCCGCAACCCGAAGGACCTGCCCGCCTTCTGCGCCAAGATCGTCGAGGAGTTCGCCGAAGGGCACCATCCTGACCAGGCTCGCAGCGCCTGA
- the dps gene encoding DNA starvation/stationary phase protection protein Dps — MATSSTPRTHQTRNNTNSNAKRVSIDALNARLADGIDLALAIKQAHWNLKGPQFIGIHLMLDGFRAEISDLNDKVAERAVQLGGTALGTAQVVADATKLPAYPTGIYAIADHVAALIDSYAAYANAVRENIDETDEAGDPDTADLFTEVSRAVDKQLWFLEAHVQEPTGQMRDGDARN; from the coding sequence ATGGCAACGAGCAGCACCCCGCGCACTCACCAGACCCGCAACAACACCAATTCCAACGCCAAGAGGGTGTCCATCGACGCCCTGAACGCGCGGCTGGCCGACGGCATCGACCTCGCGCTCGCGATCAAGCAAGCCCACTGGAACCTCAAGGGACCGCAGTTCATCGGCATCCACCTGATGCTGGACGGCTTTCGCGCCGAGATCAGCGACCTCAACGACAAGGTCGCGGAGCGGGCGGTTCAGCTCGGCGGCACGGCGTTGGGGACGGCGCAGGTCGTTGCGGACGCGACGAAACTGCCGGCCTACCCGACCGGCATCTACGCCATCGCCGATCACGTCGCCGCGCTGATCGACAGCTACGCCGCCTACGCCAACGCCGTACGCGAGAACATCGACGAGACGGATGAGGCAGGCGACCCCGACACGGCGGACCTTTTCACCGAGGTCTCCCGCGCCGTCGACAAGCAGCTCTGGTTCCTCGAAGCCCACGTCCAGGAGCCGACGGGCCAGATGCGGGATGGCGACGCTCGCAACTAA